The following proteins come from a genomic window of Novosphingobium aromaticivorans DSM 12444:
- a CDS encoding glutathione S-transferase family protein has product MDEVSLYHWEPNANSGKPMLALMEKGVPFSSHYIDMLQFDQHKPEYLAINPQGTIPAMTHNGQVLTESTAIMEYVNDRFDGPDLMPADAQDRWRVRWWMKFMDQWLGPSFSMIGWSVFVGPMVRQRDPAELAAAIDRIPLPERRTAWRKAINGDFSESEMAESRRRVGLGIAKLEEELGKRPYVGSNQYSLADINIFNSTYSLPISQPDLAGKDRTPNIMRWLKRVYTREAVKKTWAMGKTDLAHRYGLIMAEIEG; this is encoded by the coding sequence ATGGACGAGGTAAGCCTCTATCATTGGGAACCCAATGCCAACTCTGGCAAGCCGATGCTCGCGTTGATGGAGAAGGGCGTGCCCTTTTCCAGCCATTACATCGACATGCTCCAGTTCGATCAGCACAAGCCGGAATACCTTGCGATCAACCCGCAAGGCACGATCCCGGCGATGACGCACAATGGCCAGGTGCTGACGGAAAGCACCGCGATCATGGAGTACGTGAACGACCGCTTCGACGGGCCGGACCTCATGCCCGCCGACGCGCAGGATCGCTGGCGCGTGCGCTGGTGGATGAAGTTCATGGACCAGTGGCTTGGCCCCAGTTTCTCGATGATCGGCTGGAGCGTGTTTGTCGGTCCCATGGTCCGCCAGCGCGACCCCGCCGAACTTGCCGCCGCGATCGACCGTATCCCCTTGCCCGAACGCCGCACCGCGTGGCGCAAGGCGATCAACGGCGACTTCTCGGAAAGCGAGATGGCCGAAAGCCGCCGCCGCGTGGGGCTGGGCATCGCCAAGCTGGAAGAGGAACTGGGCAAGCGGCCCTATGTCGGTTCGAACCAGTACAGCCTGGCCGACATCAACATCTTCAACAGCACCTATTCGCTGCCCATTTCCCAGCCCGATCTGGCGGGCAAGGACAGGACGCCGAACATCATGCGCTGGCTCAAGCGTGTCTACACCCGCGAAGCGGTGAAGAAGACCTGGGCCATGGGCAAGACGGACCTTGCCCATCGCTACGGCCTCATCATGGCGGAGATCGAGGGATGA
- a CDS encoding nuclear transport factor 2 family protein, giving the protein MRLVAAAIAFALTSTAVQAEECKLTPKQVVSQFMDEFYIQKKVRSSFEKWVDPGYIQHNPYAATGRDAAITFLEKFVADNPGQKTTIHRVIADGNLVAVHSHGWNENGDAAAKRGFAVIDIFRVEGCRVMEHWDVLSPVPEASANSNTMF; this is encoded by the coding sequence ATGCGCCTTGTTGCCGCCGCGATTGCCTTTGCGCTGACTTCCACCGCCGTCCAGGCCGAGGAATGCAAGCTGACCCCCAAGCAGGTCGTCAGCCAGTTCATGGACGAGTTCTACATCCAGAAGAAGGTACGCTCTTCCTTCGAGAAGTGGGTCGATCCCGGCTACATCCAGCACAACCCATATGCCGCCACCGGCCGCGACGCGGCGATCACGTTTCTCGAGAAGTTCGTGGCGGACAATCCGGGCCAGAAGACCACGATCCACCGCGTGATCGCCGACGGCAACCTCGTCGCCGTGCACAGCCATGGCTGGAACGAGAACGGCGATGCGGCGGCGAAGCGTGGTTTCGCGGTAATCGACATCTTCCGCGTCGAGGGCTGCCGGGTGATGGAGCACTGGGACGTGCTGTCGCCGGTGCCCGAAGCCTCCGCCAATTCCAACACGATGTTCTGA
- a CDS encoding SDR family oxidoreductase has translation MRFRDRCVAILGGNAGIGLAAARLFAAEGAKLAITGRNAETLRAVAEELDALCIRSDMGDLNDTERALEEIEDALGGIDVLFVNAGVGGFAMVPDVTPEFWDQIHSVNLRGAFFAIQRALPLMRDGGSIVITGSIGSMAAVPGNVAYAAAKAGLRAMARIVGKELLPRRIRVNMVSPGPTDTEIFKRDASAEEIQGMKDMLSSVVPIGRMGTSEEVARAVLFLASAEASFINGVDLCVDGGCIELG, from the coding sequence ATGCGATTTCGCGACAGGTGCGTGGCGATCCTCGGCGGGAATGCGGGGATCGGCCTGGCGGCGGCGCGCCTGTTCGCCGCCGAGGGTGCGAAACTGGCAATAACCGGTCGGAATGCCGAGACATTGCGGGCGGTCGCAGAGGAGCTGGACGCCCTTTGCATCCGTTCCGACATGGGTGACCTGAACGACACCGAACGTGCCCTTGAAGAGATCGAGGACGCTCTGGGCGGCATCGACGTGCTGTTCGTGAACGCCGGCGTCGGGGGGTTCGCGATGGTCCCGGACGTCACGCCCGAATTCTGGGACCAGATCCACTCGGTCAACCTGCGCGGGGCCTTCTTTGCGATCCAGCGGGCCCTGCCGCTGATGCGCGACGGAGGCTCAATCGTCATAACCGGGTCCATCGGATCGATGGCCGCTGTGCCGGGCAACGTCGCCTATGCGGCGGCCAAGGCGGGGCTGCGGGCCATGGCAAGGATCGTCGGCAAGGAACTCCTGCCGCGCCGCATCCGCGTCAACATGGTGAGCCCAGGCCCGACCGACACGGAAATCTTCAAGCGCGATGCGAGCGCCGAGGAAATCCAGGGCATGAAGGACATGCTGTCCTCGGTGGTGCCGATCGGGCGGATGGGGACTTCGGAGGAAGTGGCCCGCGCCGTGCTGTTCCTGGCCAGCGCGGAAGCGAGCTTCATCAACGGCGTCGACCTGTGCGTCGATGGCGGATGTATCGAGCTGGGCTGA
- a CDS encoding c-type cytochrome, protein MKRILFAATLVAIGAVAYAEPPAGGPPPMPPYILRPAAPEGDRLAPGRDGKALFEVHCGYCHLVGGMGTNLLTKQQMMAGNPPEKGLLSNREDLTADYVKAVVRMGKGAMPQQTKVDLTDAELEAVSKYLGKAG, encoded by the coding sequence ATGAAGCGTATCCTGTTCGCCGCCACCCTCGTCGCCATCGGTGCCGTGGCCTATGCCGAACCGCCGGCGGGCGGGCCTCCGCCGATGCCGCCCTATATACTGCGTCCTGCCGCGCCCGAGGGCGACCGGCTCGCGCCCGGTCGTGATGGCAAGGCCCTGTTCGAGGTCCACTGCGGCTACTGCCATCTCGTCGGCGGCATGGGCACGAACCTGCTCACCAAGCAGCAGATGATGGCGGGCAATCCGCCGGAGAAGGGCCTTCTTTCCAACCGCGAGGACCTCACCGCCGATTACGTCAAGGCCGTCGTTCGCATGGGCAAGGGCGCGATGCCGCAGCAGACCAAGGTCGATCTGACCGATGCCGAACTGGAAGCGGTGTCGAAGTATCTCGGGAAGGCGGGCTGA
- a CDS encoding DUF3237 domain-containing protein, with the protein MDFSTLDNPRLEFAFACRLRFTRVQMVPDLPSGGMRSAVYVDEGEFEGPRLKGRAVPNSGGDYAFFRPDDTAVFDARYVLEVDDGTLIYMQNKGFLWGREPGTMDRLRAWAFAGGEPVPHAEYYLRAQPTFETSKGKHDWLTRHVFIGVGERKPDGNYVKYYALT; encoded by the coding sequence ATGGACTTCTCCACGCTCGACAATCCGCGCCTTGAATTCGCCTTCGCCTGCCGATTGCGCTTCACCCGCGTCCAGATGGTGCCCGACCTTCCGTCGGGCGGGATGCGCAGTGCCGTCTACGTCGACGAGGGCGAGTTCGAGGGGCCGCGCCTCAAAGGCCGTGCCGTGCCCAATTCGGGCGGCGACTATGCCTTCTTCCGCCCGGACGACACCGCCGTTTTCGATGCGCGCTATGTCCTGGAAGTCGATGACGGCACGTTGATCTACATGCAGAACAAGGGCTTCCTTTGGGGGCGCGAGCCCGGCACTATGGACCGGCTGCGCGCATGGGCCTTTGCCGGAGGCGAGCCTGTCCCCCACGCCGAGTACTACCTGCGCGCCCAGCCCACGTTCGAGACCAGCAAGGGCAAGCACGACTGGCTGACCCGCCACGTCTTCATTGGCGTGGGCGAGCGCAAGCCCGACGGGAACTACGTGAAGTATTACGCCCTGACGTGA
- a CDS encoding class II glutamine amidotransferase — protein MCRILGYLGTPVLLEDLLYAPDSSLLNQTIGAQMLQMLNLAGFGMAAWDPASHDPHLPFRYRTTQVALFDRNLKALAGKLRPGALLAHIRGVPYNSTVQINEQNCHPFRFEGVPLAMAHNGDLAGFREMRFDLAPHVRPEFARQIQGSTDSEWIYALAVSALDDPAGVNEPDAILAAIRRALSILRDARARHGITRSSSTNLMFCDGVNLVAVRFTFDFGRFDAGKLQGTTEYLSMWYTFGRDYGLHDGEWKLTGGAASADSVMVASEPLTRDFATWIEVPEYSALIVRHEGARRRAEIHALEV, from the coding sequence ATGTGCCGCATTCTCGGCTATCTCGGCACGCCGGTCCTGCTGGAGGACCTGCTTTATGCGCCCGATTCCTCGCTGCTGAACCAGACCATCGGCGCGCAGATGCTCCAGATGCTCAATCTCGCGGGGTTCGGCATGGCTGCCTGGGATCCCGCCAGCCACGATCCGCATCTCCCGTTCCGCTACCGGACCACGCAGGTCGCGCTGTTCGACCGCAACCTCAAGGCGCTTGCCGGAAAGCTGCGCCCCGGTGCGCTGCTCGCTCACATTCGCGGGGTGCCCTACAACTCGACCGTCCAGATCAACGAGCAGAACTGCCACCCCTTCCGCTTCGAAGGCGTGCCGCTGGCAATGGCCCACAATGGCGACCTCGCGGGCTTTCGCGAAATGCGATTCGATCTCGCGCCGCACGTCCGGCCCGAATTTGCCCGTCAGATCCAGGGTTCGACCGACAGTGAGTGGATATACGCCCTTGCCGTCTCGGCGCTGGACGATCCGGCGGGCGTCAACGAACCCGACGCCATTCTCGCCGCGATCCGCCGCGCGCTCTCCATTCTGCGCGATGCTCGGGCGCGGCACGGGATCACGCGGTCCAGTTCGACGAACCTCATGTTCTGCGACGGCGTGAATCTTGTTGCCGTTCGCTTCACTTTCGATTTCGGGCGTTTCGATGCCGGTAAGTTGCAGGGCACGACCGAATATCTCTCGATGTGGTACACCTTCGGCCGCGATTACGGCCTTCACGATGGCGAATGGAAGCTGACGGGCGGCGCCGCCAGCGCCGACAGCGTAATGGTCGCCTCCGAGCCGCTGACGCGCGATTTCGCGACGTGGATCGAGGTGCCCGAGTATTCGGCCCTCATCGTCCGCCACGAAGGGGCCCGCCGCCGCGCGGAGATCCACGCGCTGGAAGTCTGA
- a CDS encoding glutathione S-transferase family protein, protein MSALLYHGEPNGASLTVLAALAETGLDIECRRIDLLAGERHSLPGIVDPVALDLSIEGEGPVLVIDGEAMTESVFLAQYLDEAAGGVGLQPTDAYARWEMMMWCRQITERLSPAAALLGNLATSQSAIAAIPAEDFAILAARIVSDDLRERWQALNDDAVNAAQVADSETKVAAAVDRCEKQLGDGREWLMGTFSIADLVTYSWLAGMEPLRPAAFADAPLVKAWLARTAARPCVQAALARATISEPLRAWAPGPEINRWG, encoded by the coding sequence ATGAGCGCGCTTCTTTACCACGGCGAGCCCAACGGCGCGTCGCTCACCGTTCTTGCGGCGCTTGCGGAAACGGGCCTCGATATCGAGTGTCGCCGCATCGACCTCCTGGCGGGCGAGCGCCATTCGCTTCCCGGCATCGTCGATCCCGTCGCGCTCGACCTGTCCATCGAAGGCGAAGGTCCGGTGCTGGTGATCGACGGGGAAGCAATGACCGAATCCGTCTTCCTCGCCCAATATCTGGACGAGGCGGCGGGCGGGGTGGGGCTCCAGCCGACCGACGCCTATGCGCGCTGGGAAATGATGATGTGGTGCCGCCAGATCACCGAGCGCCTCTCGCCCGCCGCGGCCCTGCTCGGCAATCTCGCCACGTCGCAAAGCGCCATCGCCGCCATCCCGGCCGAGGACTTCGCCATTCTCGCCGCACGGATCGTTTCCGACGACCTGCGCGAGCGGTGGCAGGCCCTGAACGACGATGCGGTGAACGCCGCACAGGTCGCCGACAGCGAAACCAAGGTCGCCGCCGCCGTCGACCGCTGCGAGAAGCAGCTTGGCGATGGACGCGAATGGCTGATGGGGACTTTCTCCATCGCCGATCTCGTCACCTACTCGTGGCTTGCCGGGATGGAGCCGCTCCGCCCTGCCGCCTTTGCCGATGCACCGCTTGTCAAGGCCTGGCTTGCCCGCACCGCCGCGCGCCCTTGCGTGCAGGCGGCACTTGCCCGGGCCACCATTTCCGAACCGCTCCGCGCCTGGGCGCCGGGGCCTGAAATCAACCGTTGGGGATAA
- a CDS encoding PQQ-dependent dehydrogenase, methanol/ethanol family: MMRQLLATLFLGLAACSLGGATVLTEGAGREWPGPGGDAGKTHHSRLTAINAENVGRLGLAWQVELGTLRGQEATPVVVDGVLYTSGTTGRAYAFDAATGKELWRFEPEVDMQVNRTVCCDMVNRGVAVGRGKVFVASLDGWMYALDARTGAVVWKSDFIENRAKGDNSTGAPEIAGDVVVIGMGGAEYDVRGYVTALDLDTGKLRWRWHVVPRDPKLGPQETPELEAALKTWDPNSRWDIGGGGSPWDAINYDPETGLVLVGTGNGGPYATSKRSPAGGDNLYLASLVALDPKTGRMKWHYQETPGDNWDFTATQPMIFTRMKIDGEDRPVVLHAPKNGYLYILDRRDGKLLRANPIVRTNWAKGIDPGTGRPILDPAAADYTTGPKIVFPATTGARNWHPASYDPATGLYIGAVLDMGNLIFMTPGAKPLKARGLNNDAALIFTPDVKEALAAFPPEFGDAVRKLPAYQEALKQPATAQIRAIDPLTGKTVWAADTAGWQDRGGVLTTSSGLTIHGGVTGKLFVRDTKTGKLLKEIDTGTPIMAAPMTYEVGGVQYIAVMAGWGGGGYPFVPRYSAAYTRGNMNRLLVFKVGGGKVPLPDLLPPLEVAPEPPAQAAGVTAATIARGQGLFFGNCAICHANQPRSITPDLRRMQPATHEMFREIVLEGLLTPNGMPRWNDILSTDDADAIHAYLIDLQGKTRADELAKQKAGKPLDGPSLTILSNY, translated from the coding sequence ATGATGCGCCAGCTTCTCGCCACCCTGTTCCTTGGCCTCGCCGCCTGCTCCCTCGGCGGCGCGACTGTCCTGACCGAGGGCGCCGGACGCGAGTGGCCCGGCCCGGGCGGTGACGCCGGCAAGACGCATCACTCGCGCCTGACCGCCATCAACGCGGAGAACGTCGGTCGGCTCGGCCTTGCGTGGCAAGTCGAACTTGGCACCCTGCGCGGGCAGGAGGCGACCCCGGTCGTGGTGGACGGCGTGCTCTACACCTCGGGCACCACGGGCCGCGCCTATGCGTTCGATGCGGCGACCGGCAAGGAGCTGTGGCGGTTCGAGCCCGAGGTCGACATGCAGGTCAACCGCACGGTCTGCTGCGACATGGTCAACCGTGGCGTCGCGGTGGGGCGCGGCAAGGTCTTCGTCGCCAGTCTCGATGGGTGGATGTACGCACTCGATGCCCGCACCGGCGCGGTCGTCTGGAAGAGCGACTTCATCGAGAACCGAGCCAAGGGCGACAATTCCACCGGCGCTCCCGAAATCGCGGGCGATGTCGTCGTCATCGGCATGGGCGGCGCGGAGTACGACGTGCGCGGCTATGTCACGGCGCTCGATCTCGATACCGGAAAGCTGCGCTGGCGTTGGCACGTGGTGCCCCGCGATCCCAAGCTGGGGCCGCAGGAAACGCCCGAACTCGAAGCCGCGCTGAAGACTTGGGACCCGAACAGCCGCTGGGACATCGGCGGCGGTGGCAGCCCGTGGGATGCGATCAACTACGACCCCGAAACCGGCCTGGTCCTTGTCGGCACCGGCAATGGCGGGCCTTACGCCACGTCCAAGCGCTCGCCTGCGGGGGGCGACAACCTCTACCTCGCCAGCCTCGTCGCGCTCGATCCGAAGACCGGGCGGATGAAGTGGCACTACCAGGAAACGCCGGGCGACAACTGGGACTTCACCGCCACCCAGCCGATGATCTTCACCCGCATGAAGATCGACGGCGAGGACCGGCCAGTCGTGCTCCACGCGCCGAAGAACGGCTATCTCTACATTCTCGACCGGCGCGACGGAAAACTGCTGCGCGCCAATCCCATCGTCCGCACCAACTGGGCCAAGGGCATCGATCCCGGGACCGGCCGCCCGATCCTCGATCCCGCGGCCGCCGACTATACCACCGGTCCCAAGATCGTGTTCCCGGCCACGACCGGCGCACGCAACTGGCACCCCGCCAGCTACGATCCAGCGACCGGGCTCTACATCGGCGCGGTGCTCGACATGGGCAATCTCATCTTCATGACGCCGGGGGCCAAGCCGCTCAAGGCGCGCGGGCTCAACAACGATGCCGCGCTCATCTTCACGCCGGACGTCAAGGAAGCGCTTGCCGCCTTCCCGCCTGAATTCGGCGATGCCGTGCGCAAGTTGCCTGCCTATCAGGAGGCGCTGAAGCAGCCTGCCACCGCGCAGATCCGCGCCATCGATCCGCTAACCGGGAAGACCGTCTGGGCGGCCGATACCGCCGGCTGGCAGGATCGCGGCGGCGTGCTGACCACGTCTTCGGGCCTTACCATCCATGGCGGCGTCACCGGCAAGCTCTTCGTGCGCGATACGAAAACCGGCAAGCTCCTGAAGGAAATAGACACCGGCACTCCGATCATGGCCGCGCCGATGACTTACGAGGTTGGCGGCGTGCAGTACATCGCCGTCATGGCCGGGTGGGGCGGGGGCGGCTATCCCTTCGTCCCGCGCTATTCCGCAGCCTATACGCGCGGCAACATGAACCGGCTGCTGGTGTTCAAGGTGGGGGGCGGCAAGGTGCCGTTGCCGGACCTGCTCCCGCCGCTGGAAGTGGCGCCGGAACCGCCGGCACAGGCCGCGGGCGTGACGGCGGCGACCATCGCGCGCGGGCAGGGCCTGTTCTTCGGCAATTGCGCGATCTGTCACGCCAACCAGCCCCGCTCGATCACGCCGGACTTGCGCCGGATGCAGCCTGCCACGCACGAGATGTTCCGCGAGATCGTGCTCGAAGGCCTGCTCACGCCCAATGGCATGCCGCGCTGGAACGACATCCTCTCGACCGACGATGCCGACGCGATCCACGCCTACCTGATCGACCTCCAGGGCAAGACGCGCGCGGACGAACTGGCCAAGCAGAAGGCCGGCAAGCCGCTCGATGGGCCTAGTCTGACGATCCTGAGCAATTACTGA
- a CDS encoding nuclear transport factor 2 family protein gives MARTAEEQANHDLVIEMYNKVLIAMDSSAVDRYIAPGYVQHSSLAEPSVEALKGFLDRVRAESPDARQTIHRSFVDGDHVITHTHVERWPGDAGLAVVDIFRVEGGMIVEHWDVIQDVPANPVNPNSMF, from the coding sequence GTGGCCCGCACGGCGGAGGAACAGGCCAATCACGACCTCGTGATCGAAATGTATAACAAGGTCCTGATCGCGATGGATAGCAGCGCGGTGGACCGCTACATCGCGCCCGGATACGTCCAGCACAGTTCGCTGGCCGAGCCTTCGGTCGAAGCGCTCAAGGGTTTTCTCGACCGGGTGCGAGCCGAATCGCCCGACGCGCGCCAGACCATCCACCGCAGCTTCGTGGACGGCGACCACGTCATCACGCATACCCATGTCGAACGCTGGCCGGGAGACGCGGGACTGGCGGTGGTCGACATCTTCCGCGTCGAAGGCGGGATGATCGTCGAACACTGGGACGTGATCCAGGATGTGCCGGCCAATCCGGTCAACCCGAACAGCATGTTTTGA
- a CDS encoding SRPBCC family protein, whose amino-acid sequence MHELSISRHIAAPPGKVWDVLANRQEEWWCPRPWWITLIAQERRPGGRSAMVMHGPDGEEMPQEGIFLAWDEGHRFVTTDAVTADFLPAGPFMVGIWEVEPEGEGTRYTASARHWTEEAMREHAEMGFEAGWNACADQLQALCEAD is encoded by the coding sequence ATGCACGAACTTTCAATCAGCCGCCATATCGCCGCGCCGCCGGGAAAAGTCTGGGACGTTCTGGCGAACCGGCAGGAAGAATGGTGGTGCCCCCGGCCCTGGTGGATCACCCTGATCGCGCAGGAGCGGCGCCCCGGCGGTCGCAGTGCCATGGTGATGCACGGCCCGGATGGCGAAGAGATGCCGCAGGAAGGCATTTTCCTCGCATGGGACGAAGGGCATCGCTTTGTCACGACCGACGCGGTCACCGCCGACTTCCTGCCCGCCGGTCCCTTCATGGTCGGCATCTGGGAGGTCGAGCCGGAAGGCGAGGGCACGCGCTACACCGCCAGCGCCCGCCACTGGACCGAAGAAGCCATGCGCGAGCACGCCGAAATGGGCTTCGAGGCAGGCTGGAATGCCTGTGCGGACCAGTTGCAGGCGCTCTGCGAAGCCGATTGA
- a CDS encoding FAD-binding oxidoreductase, which yields MKLHLPPRVSPKQFQSAMTAFAGVVGKAWVMDSDADRDAYADTYAPGSTEEWPASAAVAPANVEEVRAIVRLANEHKVPLWPVARGKNLGYGTAAPRMEGTVVMDLGRMNKVLELDHKLAYCVVEPGVGFFDLYDQIQREKAPLWMSVPGNAWGSVLGNALEHGIGYTPYGLHARNLCGIEAVLPDGDLVRTGMGAMKDNPSWHLFPMSYGPTWDLAFSQSNLGIVTKAGVWLQPAPEASLELVWDIPEVDDIAWVVDTITPLKISGLIDQNVFIPSWLGKMVLKGQRKDFWDKPSAIPEWRVAELLKQYKLGYWQVALRLYGEETVVKARADVVKAAMKRHLDAAPAEHWWRQGDPIGQYETTMGVPSAVPLQMSDWIGGRGAHMGFSPVVPATGKHVLDQMHRSRKIIADFDVDFYASFTIGGRFANNVNMLMYDRDNADEVAKMRKLFDALIVESAKAGYAEYRTHLGWMDPVMETFDFNGHALRRFDEKVKSALDPNGIIAPGKQGVWPANYAAMRGKAYKGGQ from the coding sequence GTGAAGCTGCACCTGCCCCCGCGCGTCAGTCCGAAGCAGTTCCAGTCCGCGATGACCGCCTTTGCCGGCGTCGTCGGCAAGGCCTGGGTCATGGACTCCGACGCCGACCGCGATGCCTATGCCGACACCTACGCGCCCGGCAGCACCGAGGAGTGGCCCGCATCGGCTGCCGTCGCCCCGGCCAACGTCGAGGAAGTGCGCGCGATCGTGCGCCTTGCCAATGAGCACAAGGTGCCGCTCTGGCCCGTCGCGCGCGGCAAGAACCTTGGCTACGGCACCGCTGCGCCGCGCATGGAAGGCACCGTGGTCATGGACCTCGGCCGCATGAACAAGGTGCTCGAGCTTGACCACAAGCTCGCCTATTGCGTGGTCGAACCGGGCGTTGGCTTCTTCGACCTCTACGACCAGATCCAGCGCGAGAAGGCGCCGCTGTGGATGTCGGTGCCGGGCAACGCGTGGGGATCGGTCCTCGGCAACGCGCTCGAGCACGGGATCGGTTACACGCCCTACGGCCTTCACGCCCGCAACCTCTGCGGCATCGAGGCGGTGCTGCCCGACGGGGATCTGGTGCGCACCGGCATGGGTGCGATGAAGGACAACCCGTCGTGGCATCTCTTCCCGATGAGCTACGGGCCGACCTGGGACCTCGCGTTCTCGCAATCGAACCTGGGCATCGTGACGAAGGCGGGCGTCTGGCTCCAGCCCGCGCCCGAAGCCTCGCTAGAACTCGTCTGGGACATTCCCGAGGTCGATGACATCGCCTGGGTGGTCGATACGATCACCCCGCTCAAGATCTCGGGCCTGATCGACCAGAACGTGTTCATCCCCTCGTGGCTCGGCAAGATGGTGCTCAAGGGGCAGCGCAAGGACTTCTGGGACAAGCCCTCGGCCATTCCCGAATGGCGCGTGGCCGAACTGCTCAAGCAGTACAAGCTTGGCTACTGGCAGGTCGCGCTGCGCCTCTATGGCGAGGAGACCGTGGTCAAGGCGCGGGCCGACGTGGTCAAGGCTGCGATGAAGCGCCATCTCGATGCGGCGCCAGCGGAACACTGGTGGCGCCAGGGCGACCCGATCGGCCAGTACGAGACGACGATGGGCGTGCCTTCGGCAGTGCCGTTGCAGATGTCCGACTGGATCGGCGGGCGCGGCGCGCACATGGGCTTCTCGCCCGTGGTTCCGGCCACCGGCAAGCACGTGCTGGACCAGATGCACAGGAGCCGCAAGATCATCGCGGATTTCGACGTCGATTTCTACGCCAGCTTCACCATCGGCGGGCGCTTTGCCAACAACGTCAACATGTTGATGTACGACCGCGACAATGCCGACGAAGTGGCCAAGATGCGCAAGCTGTTCGATGCTCTCATCGTGGAGTCCGCGAAGGCGGGCTATGCCGAATACCGCACCCACCTCGGCTGGATGGACCCGGTGATGGAAACCTTCGACTTCAACGGCCATGCGCTGCGCCGGTTCGACGAGAAGGTGAAGTCCGCGCTCGACCCCAACGGCATCATCGCACCCGGCAAGCAGGGCGTCTGGCCCGCCAACTACGCCGCGATGCGGGGCAAGGCCTACAAGGGAGGGCAGTGA
- a CDS encoding cyclic nucleotide-binding domain-containing protein, giving the protein MAESLKTSPELAGFTVDEWQALMGHAAPFAALRGETLFRQGDPPSALYLVGEGLLEIETRLPGDEAAVISRIEPGQMVGEFALLDDGPRSANVRAVDASAGFVIARDRFRALLADGSPWAFRLGTALRRLVAARTRATLERIVAEGLFDPLGLRRIASGPRLSGMPGTDVSELLAGLPRLAGCEGMAEAGQLELAPAGSTIAAPNEPQDGLRVVLRGAVRAAIPRGAMQEQIFVFGPGCFVGLTGYSDGGGQPLLVSAAEEALVLHLRGDDLVRAAETAATWYPPLLLAMGRQLVQDQRKANRHLGRSLALLRFNHAGEPA; this is encoded by the coding sequence ATGGCAGAGAGCTTGAAAACTTCGCCGGAACTGGCGGGCTTCACGGTCGACGAATGGCAGGCTCTCATGGGGCACGCGGCGCCCTTTGCCGCATTGCGGGGCGAGACGCTGTTCCGCCAGGGCGATCCGCCCAGCGCTCTCTACCTTGTCGGCGAGGGCCTTCTCGAGATCGAGACGCGCTTGCCCGGCGACGAGGCCGCCGTGATCAGCCGGATCGAGCCGGGGCAGATGGTCGGCGAATTCGCCTTGCTCGACGATGGCCCCCGCTCGGCCAATGTGCGCGCGGTCGATGCTTCCGCCGGGTTCGTCATCGCGCGCGACCGCTTCCGTGCCCTCCTGGCCGATGGATCACCCTGGGCATTCAGGCTCGGCACTGCCCTGCGTCGTCTCGTGGCGGCACGGACGCGCGCGACGCTTGAGCGGATCGTGGCCGAGGGCCTGTTCGATCCGCTGGGCTTGCGCCGCATTGCCTCTGGTCCCCGACTCTCCGGAATGCCAGGCACAGATGTATCGGAACTGCTGGCGGGCCTCCCCCGGCTGGCGGGATGCGAGGGCATGGCCGAAGCTGGCCAGCTGGAACTGGCCCCCGCGGGGAGCACCATCGCCGCGCCGAACGAGCCCCAGGACGGCTTGCGCGTGGTGCTGCGCGGCGCGGTGCGGGCGGCGATCCCGCGCGGGGCGATGCAGGAACAGATTTTCGTGTTCGGCCCCGGCTGCTTCGTCGGCCTGACCGGATACAGCGACGGAGGTGGCCAGCCGTTGCTCGTCTCGGCGGCCGAGGAGGCGCTGGTGCTGCATCTTCGCGGCGACGACCTTGTCCGCGCGGCAGAGACGGCAGCGACCTGGTATCCGCCGCTGCTCCTGGCGATGGGCCGCCAACTCGTGCAGGACCAGCGCAAGGCGAACCGCCATCTTGGCCGCTCGCTCGCGCTGCTGCGCTTCAACCATGCGGGGGAGCCTGCCTGA